The genomic window CACCAAAGAGCAAAAACATACGCTGTTAAGCAGGAGTCGGCAACAACCTCTATTCCTATTTATAATTGGTTAGAATCGTAGTAGCAGCGAGGAGGTGGGGTTGGTATGCTAAATAAAATGCAAATAGAGCGAGTGTTGGACACAATGGGAGAAATGTTTCCACATGCCCACTGTGAATTAATTCATTCGAATCCTTTTGAACTAGTGATTGCTGTTTCTTTATCTGCTCAATGTACAGATGTCCTTGTGAATAAAGTGACGAAAACACTATTTGAAAAATATAAAAAACCAGAGGATTATTTAGCTGTTTCTTTGGAGGAATTGCAAAATGATATCCGCTCGATTGGTTTATATCGAAATAAAGCGAAAAATATTCGCAATTTGTCTGCCATTTTACTTGAACAATACGGTGCGGAAGTACCAAAGACGCGGGAAGAATTGATGAAATTGCCGGGGGTTGGCCGCAAGACGGCCAACGTTGTTATGTCAGTAGCGTTTGATGTTCCAGCCATTGCTGTTGATACACATGTAGAAAGAGTTTCGAAACGTCTTGGTATATGCAGGTGGAAGGATACTGTTTTAGAGGTTGAAGAAACACTTATGAAAAAGATTCCGAAAGAAAAATGGGGAGAAACACACCACCGGCTTATTTTCTTCGGGCGCTATCATTGCAAAGCGCAAAGGCCACAATGTGATAGTTGTCCATTATTGGACCTATGCCGTGAAGGTCAAAAACGGATGAAAAGGAGTAGCTAAGATGTCCTCTGAACTAATCGAGCAAATAGAACATCGTTTTAAGCTTTGGGACAGTGAAAGGACAAAGCTTGCCCATCTTTTCAGAAATAGAAATAAGCAAGCTGCATTCTCTCCAATGAATAAGCAAATAGTTAATTTTCTTGATTTACTAAATATCATTAATGACATGAAATTTGTAAACGGTGGCG from Bacillus sp. (in: firmicutes) includes these protein-coding regions:
- the nth gene encoding endonuclease III, which translates into the protein MLNKMQIERVLDTMGEMFPHAHCELIHSNPFELVIAVSLSAQCTDVLVNKVTKTLFEKYKKPEDYLAVSLEELQNDIRSIGLYRNKAKNIRNLSAILLEQYGAEVPKTREELMKLPGVGRKTANVVMSVAFDVPAIAVDTHVERVSKRLGICRWKDTVLEVEETLMKKIPKEKWGETHHRLIFFGRYHCKAQRPQCDSCPLLDLCREGQKRMKRSS